The Macadamia integrifolia cultivar HAES 741 chromosome 3, SCU_Mint_v3, whole genome shotgun sequence genome segment tttttttccttctgacAGATTTAACGGATTAATTTTCCAACTGTTTTAGAAAAGGGTTGTGCTGCTAACTTTTGTGATTCATGGAGaagatggtattttttttttttttttttttttttttggtggttcaGGGTTTGAGCCTCAAGCTTTGTGCTATGTTCAATTTTGCTTCTGACAGATGTCATTGTAGTCCCTCTCAAATTATATATCATGAAATgctttttgaatttaatataaaTCAGTTATCAACCAAAAAGGGAGATTCAAAAGAAAGGACTAGCCATCTATGTAAGATTCAGAAGCCAGTTACATAACAAATGGCTAGCatcttttttgttgtttttatcCATTTTAATGCATATCCAGCCTGTAGTTAATCTGGTACCATGGCTGGTTCCTGGTTTCTGGTGGTCAATCAACTGGGCCAGTATGGTTTTATAATTACGGCTAGTTGCTGCCACTGGGCTAACTTGCAATTGAAGAGCATTATGAAAGTAAGGCAATTGAAATACATACCAGTCATGCAATACCCCAACAAGTCCCCTATCAAGGATTAGAGGGAGATAGTTGGGTCCGCTTGTTGGGACTACATTCATGACCCACACAGTTTTCCCTGCTTCCAATAAAGCAGAATTAAACCCTCCAAATCGGGCATTCATGTCCAGCACATTCCTTAGCATGTTAAAAGGTGGTGAAGGATCCTCATCACCAGGTCTCTTAGGATGATCTGAGAATATCAAGGGTGAAAGCAAAGACCAATAATTACGAACTGCTGAGTTCCACTTCAGGGAATCCTCAGCAAAATCTTCTGGATGGATGCCTAATAAACATGAAACTCATTAACACATATAGAAAACCaagaagaaataataaataagtgTTTTACATCTTCAGTATCAGCATGATGGACCTCgttcttattttctttgaatAGAAGAACAACATTCTAATGACGGACAAAATATGacataaaaattatttaacttACCATGAATTTGAAGTTCAGTTGAGTTTATATGAACCCTAGATGGCCATGTAGTCCGTGACTCAATAGGAATCCAGCGGTGACCGTGAGTTCCAGCTATACATGACTGTAGCGGTCTATAATATGGAGATTCAATATCATGGCCTTTACTGCAGATGGGAGGGCCCGAACCAGACTTCCTATAAACACATGCAAATTGTAAGCATAAATCAGGACGAATCAATGTACAACTGTTGAAACACATAACATGAATTGCTTTTAGCATATTACAATCTATAtacatttataaaaaaataaaaaataaaatataaaaagaaagaaagaagaagtaaaactGTAAAATAACAATTCAATGTTTGGGACTCACCGAGAATCATAACAGCTTCTTTTACTCGTCTTTTTCCATACAACAGTTTCATCTTGTTGTGACAACATCTCCCAGCAGAGATTTTCTGCAAAGTTGAGAACaaatgtccatttttttttgttctctttgtTGCGAAGTACGTGAGCGTTGGTAACTGGTGAAGTCCAGACAAAGTATCCACCAGGTTTCAAAACTCTATCAACTTCAATTAAGAAAATACCATCTGAtcataaaataaaacagaaagtAAGTATCACAAAAGTGTGGTATGAAACAAGTGAAGTATCTCTGATCTATCGTGGatcaaataaattaaattgTTTAAGTTACGAGCTGCTAATAGTTAAGTAGGTGTAAGCATGGTGGGAGAACATCCAATCTACTGAAGATGCATCAACTGGAAAATTAGAAAATTCACAAAAGATTCTGGGTGTGCACTGACAGAGAAAGAGTACTTTTccaatcccaaaaaaataaaaaaaaagaaggaataaatGTTTTACATAAAATAGTAAACTTAGAAACAtgaaactaatattttcattcaGAGAAACCCCACTTAGGAAGGCATTCGCCACACCGCATGGAAGGACTGACAGGATCACAATTTTGTGGACAGGTAAGTCCCCAGGGTCCACAAATTGGAACCTCAGAAAATTGATTGAAAACAAATGGATGGCTGAAAATAcaaggaaaatataaaaaatacatGCAGGGAGGTATATAGCCAAAATTGGATAAGAAATTCGACACATGCCCAATCCAGATCATGCCTTATCTATCCAATGGGTGGAATTCATCACCATTCAAAGTGGCATAATTTGGTGGTCTACAAAGGAATGCCTTCCTATTTAAGCTGAACAAAGAAACGTTCTCCTTTTAAATAAACCTTCAAGCATGCCCCAGTGATGGAATGAAAGAAAGGCTAGAATAGATCAAGAATAAACTGAAACAATACAGAACAAATAATAGACTTTGGCAAGTCTGATCTAATGAGTGATACATCATACTTTGTCAACACAGTAAATGACCCAGCAAAACAAATATAGGGGGAAAAATTCTGTAGCAGTGCATCTGAGAGGCACTTCGCGAGGGTAACTAAATACTATATTCCACCCTCAAGGCATTTATTTGgagttaaaattttcatgaatcTAAAAGATAACATATAGATAACATGCTGAATTTGGAAATAAATAATTTCTTACAAGGAAGTAAACCAATTTCCTCGCTAATTCTTATGAAACATTGACGCATACAACTGAGCGACTGTGAGGGCTCCCATTAAGAAGTTACCATTTTAGGTCAAATGGCCCATAATGCTGAGGACAACAGCCAGCCTATATGTGTGACAACAACTACATTCACACCATCACTCTCTAGTATCTAATTCCATATGTTCAAGTTTATGGCCAGCAATTCCGCCCAGCAATGTAAGAACGGAAATACAAGGTTATGGAATCTCACTTAATACTGAGTGCAGAAGTGATGTTTTATCTCGTTCTTTGAAATTCCAGTTCTCCTTGAAAATGCTAAGGTTTGGCTCATCTTCTCAATGATAACAAATCTAGCATTCCTTGGTTGTTTCCACCACAAATATTTGACCGCCAAGTCAGCTTGATAATACTTGCACTTTATGGCCAATGGGCATCACAAGTGAAAGCCTACAATGCAACATTGCAGAAGTCTTTTACCTAGAAGATTTCAGAAATCCCCTTCCAATTTAAATACTCCTAAATTTATCCGTTTGACCCTCTCATAATCATATCCTTGTggggaaaaaaatccaaagtttCTAATCCAGAAGACAATTAAGTTGGAATACAAAATGCCTATCAACATTGGAATGAACAAATACAGATCAAGCAGCAAATGGCTGATCGACATCTTGCAGCAATTAGCACATGGTGAATAGACTTGCAAACTACAGTAAGTTATCAACACAACTTTCCCACTGATTTGATCGTCTGAGGAATAAAGAGTAAGAGCTACACGTCCACCAAATAGACAACGAGGGAAGGTAACTAGAGAAAGAAACTTATATGGCTCCTATTATGTGTTTTATGTATGGTGAGGGACTATCCTTTCTCTAGAAAACAGTCAATAACATGATAGATGTCCCATGCAAACCTCTGGAGTAAGCCTGCTAGGATATGTCATAAATTAAATACCAAACCAAACCCCCCCTAATTAAATTCAGTAATAAGATACTACTTTAATTTATACAGATTCTGTTAATAAATCTAAAATACCTAAAAATGATATCATAAGCATGTATATGTATTCGACCTTAAATATCCCAAGTAAACCAGCTTATGATTGATACCTTTCTGATCCCAGTCAATACCGCATCGTGCACAATGCAACATATCAAACGAAAGAGAAGGATATGGCAATTGTGTCGAACTAAAAGTGCCAATCATAGCAGGAAGACCTCTTTCTAAAGTTAGTTGGACTTGACTGCCTGAGGCCTCATAGTTTGCAATGCACATGGTCAACAGTTGCTTTGAAAAGAGATATGCTCCAAAGCTACCATAACCGCACCCTATGTCCAAGACGGTCCTAACCTGAAAATTTAAACGTAAAAAAGCATGATAAGTACACTTCTTCCAAGAGAAACATATGTATTCTATAACTTGAACAATTAACTTACTTACGAAATCAGAAGTCACTATGCAGCAAAGAGATATAATATTACATGATTGTTGAACGCCACTACTAAAACCTACCCTGTGATCTGAAAATGCTGTGTGGACTGTCACTGAAACACCCTTAATAATAGTCCATAACAATTATTAATGCATATTTGGTTTGAATCTACCTTAGGAATATTGCAACCAAGTcaaattttgttaaataaaCGATACTGCAATAGACAAGAATGAGGTTGTGAAACAGATTCATGGAGCAACCCAATGTAATTGGAATAGGATTTTGTGGAACTGACTTGAACATCAAAAATGAGGTATTTAATCAATCTATTTTATGGAAGGTAACCAATATGATGATCTAAACATACAGAGTATATATTAAGTAGATTGTCGCTCTAAAATAGTTTAGTTGTATGCTTGTATGACAGCAGTCAAGCATTCGACCACAATTGATTCTGAGACAAACTGTCAATCTTCTGACAGTATCTGAAATTTGATAATTCATGAGCCGCATAGTGAAATCTGTGGAAATTAAACATCACCAAATGTATGGTCACCACTTACCATATCAGGAATCTATCAGCAGACTCAGGAACATAATagttataataaataaattttgaccACAAGAATTAACATCTAATGAGGAGTCAACTATTTCTTGTAATTTTCTAGTATAGAGTAAACTATTTTTTGTAATGTTCAAGTAATAGATCCCATCTCAGACTCTCCATTTGAAGCTTCAAACCGATGCTTATTACATGTGAATCCCCGGTACTGATACACTAGATGCACTCAACACTCATAAATGAACTAAATCAAGATGTACAAGAAAAAGTGAACAAGAATAGAAACCAGCATGACTAGATCAGGCCTCtaacaaaagacaaaaaatactcACCCCTGCCTGAATGAAATTAGATTCATTCCTCAGCCCAATCATTTCAGCGATTTGATGAGAATAATCTTCAACCCCATCAAACATGAGAGAGTCAGAACGGAAGGATATCTGATCTTCCTCCAACATCATCATCCTGCAACCAAATTGATTGGACTCATAAAGCAAACAATTGGGGAACCAAATGCATCTGAAACGAAGTTggataagaagaaaaatgtaCCAACCTTTTAGTCAAACTTCCAGAGGAAAGAACTTCTTGCGCAGTAATTTTCACATTTGCACTCCATATGACGTCTCTTCCTGTAGGCCACCTGAGAGGAACTCTGTAATTCCTCGGTGGAAGCACTAAGCAGCCCTGCTTGGATTCATGCTCACATTGACGGTCATACTCCTTGCCATCAGAGTAACCCCAAGCAAGATTATCAGAAATATTAAAGCAAGGAACATAGTTCTCAAACTCCTCATCAGAACAGTATTCCACCTCCTTCAACCTCGGGCCAAGAGAAAACTCTCCGATATCTGCAAGGTCAGAGATGAGATGTTCTTGGAGCCGCCTATAACCCCTAAGAATGTAACCTCTCGAAGATGTTGAAATGGTAATCGTCCACCAAAGAGAACCAGAAAGAGCAAGAATCACAATCAAAACTAAACTGAACTTGAGAAACAACAGTGTCAGGTAGTGTCGGCTTCGTGGAGTTCCCAAGTTGAAGGGATCAGATCCAAAACCATTCTCACTGAACCCAGACTTGGGAGAagaatttttcccaaaaattaaaCTAACAAGGACACGCAGTGACAGAGGCTTGTGATCAGGCCTATGATCAGGTGAAGGAGGAGCAGAGCGATTCCTATACACgtcctctttctcatttctgtCTTTCAATTGAGAGTCCCAGGAATAATGGCTACTGTCTGCAATTCTGCCACCGGAGACACCACGATGAAGCGGCCGAGACATCGCTCAACCTGCAAAACCCACATGGAAAATTCAAAGAGAGAAACTAATTAAGATTCCCCACTCTGAACTCTGAAGAAGAAAAgcaggaagaagagaaaaatgtaTTAGAGGATAAGATATTTAGCAATCTTTACAAGCTAGATCCGTAAAAAGCAAGTATCAGTAAAACATATCTTAATCAAGAAAATACCCTCACCACTTAACTACACAAATTTCCTTTATTAGAAAGAGAAGGAATAGCTCGGATTCAGAAAACGAAGAACTACCAACGACGACTACCCATTTAAGTTCGACTGAGTTCAAGTGCAGTAGCAGAGCGAAGAAGTACCCTATGATTGGGTATGGAATCAAGTACGGATCGTCAAAACCCCATCTACCATTTaagtaacaaaaaaataagaactttTGACTCTTGAAGAGAAGACTCAAaacgaaattaaaaaaatcagatttttagTGGCTTAGCGTCTCTCATTTTCTCGCGACGACCAGCTGAGGcggaagaaagaaacaaacgaACAAAACCATAGAAGCGAAGAAAAAGAACTACCTTGAATAAACCCTGAATTCAAGGTTCTTAATTTATGCTATGGcttgtcatcttcttcctctctcgcTTGCCCAAATGAGACAGAGGAACTCCGTTTTTCTTTATCCACAATCTCAGTGTCTTAAGCTCCTCATTCCGCTACTGCTTTAATCAAGAGAGGgagagtaagagagagagaaagcttgTGAGAAGAAGCTTATTTCGTTCACAAGAGGAAATAAATGAGTAAAACACTCAAGTATTACTAAACAAACACGGCATCTATCTGGATACTGAGCAATAGAGATCAATTGAAACTATAATTCTCAATTAAAGAACCATTCATTAATAAATGCAAATCCAATCCTCGCAGAAAACCCTCAAGGCCTCAATTAGTCCACGAAACTCCCAAGAAATGACTTTTAATCTCATCCCGGGTTCTAAGCAGTAAAGATCGCAATCAAATCGCTCCCCACTAACCTTGCTGCTCTCGTCGAGTACTTCAACTTGCTCGGGATTAGCAGTAGCTCTTCACTGATTCACTCTTTCTTGCATTGACTACTTCTTCCTATTAATCTATTAGACTAACCATTAAATGTCAAATTTTATAATCCAAATTGAGCAAACCAGAACCAGATAGATCTGCAGAGATGCCGGATTTAACCGAGCGAGTAGAGGATCGATTGAAACCCAACAAAACGATTTTGGTGAAAAGATGTAGCAGATGATTGATCACTGGTTTCACTTTTTTAAGGTAagattaaaaccctaaattgaagACAGATTTTCAATTGTAATTGCTGATGATAATCATTGTAGAGGACAAGAATCAGAATCAAGTAgtcctcttttcccttttcttcctctctttttctactttttttttttttttttaataatttaataataggaagaaagaaagcCAAGATTCAGATAGGAAAAAGGTATGAAAGGATTTGTTCCATTGGATTAGGATTTTGTTGAAAGAATTATTCTAATCCAGCGGTATTTGTATTGGGTGTAACTTTGTATCTTCAATCACGGATTGGATTCACGGGGTGTGAAGtgtgaaaaaatataaattaattgGACCAGTAAAAATCTCACATGATGCGAAAGAAACAATATTTTATACTCATGTGTCGGTGGACCACGCCAGAAGCGTGTCAATCGGAGGCTGACGTGTctccatttattttatttttttaattttagaatcGGGTTTTAGCTTTTTCACGCGGAATCGGACGAGGAAGGAACATAGAAGACTCGAAGGTAATGGGAACCAGGGGGGATCAGAGCTGGAGTCTGCTGGACCAGGTATGAGGTTTTGTCAAGCTATCTGACCATATTGGATTCCTTTGTGATATCTTTTTCCACGTGGCATCTCAGAGAGCTACACATgttggccatgccacctcagtTTTTTGGACAACATAGCCTGGATGGATAATAGATTATAAACTTGGAATTCCCATGTATAGACATCTCATTCTTGGACGCCTTACTATCTTATGGTTGATCGGTAAttgcaataggaaaaaaaaaagtgtggttCATACCTGATAGGTTGAAATTTAAAGCGAATATgttgttcatatttttttttttaattgaaaattttttaacattatttaaaaaaagaaaataactttaCCCAAAAGCGTGGCTTAGATTAGACTTTTATGTGTCTCTCACCCCTCCTTGTTTGAAAAAacatttttactttttattttgggaaaaaaaggATACATATAGGGAGCGTTGATATAGGCCATTCTCTCGGGTAAGGAACACTTTTACTCATTTAAATAAGAGGAAAAGAATGCTCTCAAATCACACGATCCCTGCACGTAGGCATTTACGGTAACAAAATGACACCCCCCAATCCCTTGTGAAAACTTAGAATTCGAATATGTAAGAAGCATAAGATCAATAAGAATAGTCATACTTGCAAATGGCAACGCTAATGGCTCAGCAATGGGCCTTAGCTCTAAGCATATTGGCTACAAGCCCTCAGTTCTATCGTATAGCCAAAAGTATCAATCATTGGCCTATCCAAAATATAACAGATCGCAAATGAGAAGGTTGAAGACTTTATAGCTCATTTGAAGAGGATCAGGTGGGATCATGGACTGGTTGGCCAATGCTACCACTTGGCATGGGCAAGGCATGAACAACGTTGGCCCCTTCTCTAGATGCAGATCAGGATCTGCCCTCTCATAGGGAGGGCAAAATGAACACCCCACCCCTTAACGTAGCCTATGCCGCTCCTATAATGACTTATTGTTACGAAGTagtaaattaagaaattataacttttttttaattgcttctTATCTCAttccaaaaattatttaatataggaatagaaaaatattttagaaaataaaaattatttaatatatttttatgtgaaaatgatttgatttatcTCATGAGAAAAATGTTATATAAAAATtagaatgacaaaaaaataagatGGCAATCTCTCTTCTCACACGACATTTCATACAATATTAAAATTTGGTAAATCAACACAATATTATTATAGTGGAGAACAAAAGCCACGGCGCGGGAATCATGGCATGTCCAAAATTCTAGTGTTAGTAATTTTCGTTTATTTTgttgttaaatatttttttctgtttgttgAGATAAATATTGAATAGGAGAAAGGTTCCATGCATTGTAAGTATGAAAATCTCTTATTTCACACCATTGGTGACGCAAGAAATGTTATAATTTACATAGGTCCCTATGGttagggggagagagaaaaaaaataatccaagagggtagcgcagttggtgaacaacgaacttggtatgaaCCGTAAACTCGGATATTCCAAGTTTAACTCCCACTAGACACATCTTGGCCCACTCACATGGGATGTTTAGTTTTCTTCACTGCTTTccgtgaaagttgaatggttttcattcaaccccagtatgatcCGATCCATGCGGTCATGGGATTAGTATGGACCCGAGGGACTAGTCAgaccgaaggcctagatacccgtcattagaaaaaaaaaaaaaaaaaaaaaaaaaagggaaaaaaaaaaaaagaaaacatgaaagGTGTAATGTACATGGCTTCCGTGAGAAACTTTTCTCATATAAGAATCACTACCCAATTTACAATTGAATGAAGTATAATTGATCTACTTGTTTTAAAGAATTTGAACATTAAACTTGGCTACCTTGTgttaaaaaatatgataaacGATTCATTCAAAATCTAACACCACCCACAAATCTACTGGCAGCAAAGGGCACCATTGAGCCACAGttattattaattataaaaCTACTTACCAATATATCAAGAAAAGTGAAAGATATATAAGATGATCGAACTCACGCTAAAACCCAATCCTAGCAGCCTTAGCAGCGTGCCACATAGAAGATGATTGAAGAGATGAGGATGAAGCTGACCATTAGACCCTATGTGTCCACTAATAAAGATGGTAGCGATAGCATAAAGAATGGTCCAGAGAATGATCAAAAGAGCCAAACCGGCCGGAGGTCTAAATCAATGTCTGTGTAAGTCTTAATCTTGGCATGTTCAATGGTCAGACCATTCGAAATGGTTCTTTCGATGTAGTCTCATTGATATTATCGAAGAATACAAAATAGGATCCCATCTCAAGTATCAGCCACCGTGCGTGATGGTGGTGGCTTTATATGGATACATGAATTTGTGCCCCAACCCTTGTTTTGTCTATATCGCAAGGTTATAAAACCCTGGAATCGGGATCTAAATTTGGTTCAGCCGATTCTAGTCCAGATTATTGACTCCAGAATAAAGACACGAACACATCTCCAGAATACAACCCTCCCCCTTCAACTCCCCCTTATCGCGCCCCTTCTGCAGATACTTTTCTCCCTCAATTAATTCTCTTAAGCCCTTGTTAGTTGCACTACTAATCCTTCATCAGTGACTTCAATCTTAGCACTATCTCTGGCCTAGTCATCAAATTACGGTCTCTACCCATCTCTGGTTTTCTGAAGATGCAAGCATGTGAGCTCTTGATCATGTTGTTGAGATCGAATGTGTAACTATGAGAAAGAAATTAAGCAAAAAAATCACGTAAGAAAGCAAAAATTTAACGTGATTCAACATGAATCTCTATATAAACCCAAGagaattagaaatttttttattaattaaaagaaCACTCACCACCTCACTATGTAATCTCTCTTATTTGTGTCTAGGGTTGTCTAGGGTTAAATCCCACCAAATTATATACAGAATCAATAATAATTATGCGAACCACTACAAAAGATTAGACAAAACCTAATATCTTTGTGCGGCTACCTTGGAAACCCTCCTCAAGATCAAAACAAGTATTGTGGAGAAATCGATCAATACGATTACATTTCcctccctcatcttcttctcggattccttttctttttttttccatcacaAGATAGTGACATATATCCTTCATGAGTGCCCCTGCCGCTCttatctctttatttattttttcaaatagcGAGGCCGTGTGTCCACTATGCATTGGACACATGACCTTTTAGACTGGTTTATTAGGATTGGCTGATCCAAATTATACCATCTCCATTCCATCGATCCACTACACCTCACTTTGGATGGGTAGGAATCAGGATCGGACTCAGCTGATTCCGATTTGAATGGATTGATTCATCCAATTCAATTCCCATTTTTCAAACCATGGCCTTGCACTATTGCATACCTTCAAGccacttctttattttcattgaaAAAGTTGGGAAATATGGTCCCTTTCAGCCCAAGGACCCTACAGAAAAAGAATTTAATTGTCTTCATCACCCCAGCTGAAAAATCTTGCTTTTGGGTAGTTGTAATATAAGAGGAATTGGCAAACACATGTATAGGTACCATAAGATTTACAGGGTCAGTACACTTAATTCAGAGGATGTCTCTCTTACATGCATGGCAAAGTAATGTGGCCAAGATTGACCATGTTAGCTCAATAAGACTTTCATATATAAGCATGTATTGGACAACTCTTTCAAATtgcacctctttttttttaggggtgcAATTTCACATGTGTTCAGTTGATTAAAAAGCACGCAAGATAATAAAACATTTTaaaaatgacataatgataagtcACTTCTAAactattttgattaaaaaaccTTTCGAGACTAAGATAAAagactattaaaaaaaagaatacttTAATTACAATCATAGTTGGAAAACTAAGCATTTTTACTTGACTTGTCTGAGTCATCAATTACCCTTTTGAAAACCTGGTATAGTATCTTCCTTTTTCAGATGAGAATGGACTAGAGCTATGGTTGCATCATATGTGAGAAGAAAAAAGTGAGGCTAAT includes the following:
- the LOC122073637 gene encoding probable pectin methyltransferase QUA2; this encodes MSRPLHRGVSGGRIADSSHYSWDSQLKDRNEKEDVYRNRSAPPSPDHRPDHKPLSLRVLVSLIFGKNSSPKSGFSENGFGSDPFNLGTPRSRHYLTLLFLKFSLVLIVILALSGSLWWTITISTSSRGYILRGYRRLQEHLISDLADIGEFSLGPRLKEVEYCSDEEFENYVPCFNISDNLAWGYSDGKEYDRQCEHESKQGCLVLPPRNYRVPLRWPTGRDVIWSANVKITAQEVLSSGSLTKRMMMLEEDQISFRSDSLMFDGVEDYSHQIAEMIGLRNESNFIQAGVRTVLDIGCGYGSFGAYLFSKQLLTMCIANYEASGSQVQLTLERGLPAMIGTFSSTQLPYPSLSFDMLHCARCGIDWDQKDGIFLIEVDRVLKPGGYFVWTSPVTNAHVLRNKENKKKWTFVLNFAENLCWEMLSQQDETVVWKKTSKRSCYDSRKSGSGPPICSKGHDIESPYYRPLQSCIAGTHGHRWIPIESRTTWPSRVHINSTELQIHGIHPEDFAEDSLKWNSAVRNYWSLLSPLIFSDHPKRPGDEDPSPPFNMLRNVLDMNARFGGFNSALLEAGKTVWVMNVVPTSGPNYLPLILDRGLVGVLHDWCEAFPTYPRSYDMVHAEGLLSLETSHQQRCTMLDLFIEIDRLLRPEGWVIFRDTSPLVESARAIATRLKWDARVVEIESNSNERLLVCQKPLFKRLQK